The genome window ATTCCACAAATTGATAAACTGCATTCTATTATGTTATTTTGGTTGAGACCTTCTCGTCAAATTCGTCCAGCAATTTTATCTCTAAAGCAAGTTCGCTTAAGAAAACTAATGATTACAAAATACATGtcattattctttattgttttatgCGTTTTTGCTGCCTGTATCATTGGTCCAGCTGTAGGCTCAGCTCATGTTTCAAAGACATTTGGCAGCGATTTAACTGGCCCATGGAAAAACTTAGTACAGTCAAGGAATGTAAGTAATAACGATACAGGTACAGGACTTTCGACTTATAGCGGTCATTATTATACACATACACCAAGTTTAAAAACTTGGTCTACTAAAACATAAGCAAAGAGCATTATTCATCTGATATAGAATTGTAATTgaacaatatttatttatataaatagagcgttaaatattcaaaatgtattttacaataaaaataacatttaaattatttattccGGTAACTACATCACTATCGGCAAAGACTATATTGTTCAGATTTTTTGTCTATAAAAAGTGTCACAAATTCATAGGGTcacaatattataatcatcCCTCTTGTGTAACAGAGAAACTCtatcttttaattatatttgatttaaaatactattatatttgtaaGGTAGTTGATACAATATCAATGATTTGgtagaagaagaaagtCAAAACAAACTAATCTTGGACTAAGAAGTTATGAGACTAATCTTCTTTTATCTGAtacaatatttatatatatcaatatgcACAGCTGCCTCAATCAAAGCAAATCTTCCAGTCATTGAAGTTATTGgaaataaattctttaactCAGAGACACATGAACAATTCTTCCTCAAAGGTATCGCCTATCAACCAAGCAGAAGTTTAGATATGCTAATGGATGCTGatgaaacttttgaaacaaaataCATAGATCCATTAGCTGATCCTGACATTTGTTTAAGAGATATCCcttatttgaagaaattgaatattaatacAATTAGAGTATATTCAATCGATCCTACTAAATCTCATGAAACTTGCATGCAAGCATTGGCAAACGAGGGTATATATGTGTTATTAGATTTAGCTGAACCAGATGTTTCGATTGCCAGGGATAATCCTACTTGGGATGTTACAATTTGGAAAAGGTATAGAGATGTAATTGATGCAATGAGCCAGTACACAAACATTTTAGGCTACTTTGCAGGGAACGAAGTTACAAATGACACGAGCAACACTGATGCTTCACCATTTGTGAAAGCTGCTATCAGAGATACTAAAATGTACATAAAGAAGAACTCCTATAGAGAAATACCAGTCGGATATTCTACAAATGACGATGTAGACACTAGAGACAACTTAgctaaatattttgtatgTAAGAATGAAGACAAAAGTGCTGATTCTTCAATGATGGTTGCTGACTTTTATGGAATAAATATGTATGAATGGTGCGGATATTCATCTTATGGAACAAGTGGTTATAAGGATAGAACAGAAGAGTTTAGGGATTATCCAGTTCCTATATTCTTCTCCGAGTTTGGCTGCAACCTAGTAAGACCTCGACCATTCACTGAAGTTAGTGCTCTATTTGGCTCTAAAATGTCCAATGTATGGTCTGGTGGGTTGGCATACATGTATTTTGAGGAAGAAAACCAATATGGTGTTGTTGAAGTTTCTAAAAAGAATAGCAAAATAGTTAAAGAGTTACCGGATTTTAACTATCTTGAAACTCAGTACAAAAATGCCAATCCAAGTGGTGTCACTAAGgaagaatatttgaattctgCTAGTTACAAAAACTTGATTAACAATATCGAATGCCCAAAAAACTCAttgaataatgaattttttgaGGAAGAACTTGAACTTGCATGGGAAGCAACTACGAACAATTTACCTTCGACTCCAAATACTGAGGAATGTGCATGTTTAAGTTCATATTTGCCTTGTAAAGCTTTAATTGGAGAAAGTTTAGTTAACACCTTTAATGTTGAAAATCATTTCAAGTATTTATGTGGTCAAGTAAATTGTCAAGAGATCATTGCAGATGGAAAGGCAGGTGTTTATGGGATATATTCATCATGTTCAACTGAGCAAAAATTATCTTTCCTTCTaagtaaattatattacaataattTACATGAAGGTACGATGAGAAAAAGCGATAAAATATGTCCAGTACAAGATAAAGGGtt of Tetrapisispora phaffii CBS 4417 chromosome 6, complete genome contains these proteins:
- the GAS2 gene encoding 1,3-beta-glucanosyltransferase (similar to Saccharomyces cerevisiae GAS2 (YLR343W); ancestral locus Anc_4.174), producing the protein MRLIFFYLIQYLYISICTAASIKANLPVIEVIGNKFFNSETHEQFFLKGIAYQPSRSLDMLMDADETFETKYIDPLADPDICLRDIPYLKKLNINTIRVYSIDPTKSHETCMQALANEGIYVLLDLAEPDVSIARDNPTWDVTIWKRYRDVIDAMSQYTNILGYFAGNEVTNDTSNTDASPFVKAAIRDTKMYIKKNSYREIPVGYSTNDDVDTRDNLAKYFVCKNEDKSADSSMMVADFYGINMYEWCGYSSYGTSGYKDRTEEFRDYPVPIFFSEFGCNLVRPRPFTEVSALFGSKMSNVWSGGLAYMYFEEENQYGVVEVSKKNSKIVKELPDFNYLETQYKNANPSGVTKEEYLNSASYKNLINNIECPKNSLNNEFFEEELELAWEATTNNLPSTPNTEECACLSSYLPCKALIGESLVNTFNVENHFKYLCGQVNCQEIIADGKAGVYGIYSSCSTEQKLSFLLSKLYYNNLHEGTMRKSDKICPVQDKGFFYNKKYDTFNNGNIDNVCSRENIMSIEKALKSDYTRANNNKVSDPLKGGNKKDTQRGTEMNEGSKYSTKVGMLAIFFFLATSLL